Genomic segment of Oscillospiraceae bacterium:
AGCCCTCTTCTTCGGGAGCTTCAAATAATACATCCTCCTCCGAAGCACCTCTTACAAAGAAAGAGATGAAGGTAAATATTTCGGAATACGCTTATGCAGGCAACGATTCTGCAGTTTTAAATGAAGCTGTCAAAAGTCTCGGAATAAAAATCTCTGCGGCAAAGATAAGAGGAGAAGAGCTTTCCTGTACATTAGAGCTTGAAAACAAAATATATAAGCTTGACAGCACTGTTAATTTCAACTCTATTTCCAATATGACAATAAAGGGAAACGGCGCAAAGCTTGTATATACAAGAAATGTCGGCGCTTTTTACCTCAACAGCTGTAAAAATCTTACCTTTAAAGATTTAACTGTCGACTATGACCCCAAGGTTTATACTCAGGGTGTCGTTCAGTCAGTTTCGGGCAGTACAGTTAAAATGAAGGTTGACGACGGCTACTCAAACAGCGCTTCCTGGATTTTTGACAAGTCAAAGGTTGTATACTCTATGCTCTTTGACAGTAACGGAAATCTCATTGAGGGCGCAAGCCATACATACGCATATGAAAACATAAAAAAAGAAGGCAGCAACGGTCTTACTATGACCTTGACCTTCGGTACCCGTGACGGTGTACGTGCTCCTCAGGCTGGGGACAGAATTACACTCTTTAACTGGGCGGGCGCTCCTACCTTTAATGCTATGAACTGTGCGGGAACAAAATATGAAAATATTACTGTTTATCAGTCCCCCGGAACAGTTGTCAGCGAGTCCTCAGGCGAGGGCGGAAGCACAATAAAAAATGTAAAGGTTATCCCCGGTGAAGTTATATCAGCTAACAGAAAGCCTCTTATGACGGTGCTTAGCGACGTTTTCCACTTTGGAAATGTTAAAAAAGGTCCGCTGATTGACGGCTGTACCGTAAGCAACAGCGCAGATGACGGCGTAAACATTCAAGGCTTCTTCTTCCACGTTTTAAAAGTAAACGGAAACGTACTTACTGTAACTCCAAAATGGGACACACCTCTTGATGTGGGCGAAACAGTTGAAGGCTTTAAGGACAACGGCTACTTATCCGTAGGCAAGGCAAAAATAACAGCCTTTAAAAAGAAAAACGATGCGTCTTTAAAATCAAAAATTGTTGCCGCATATAAAAATTACGATAAAACACTTCAGGACGACACTCTTGTATATGAAATAACACTTGATAAAGCTCTCAACGTAAAAGAGGGCGACCATATAACAAGTGTTGACAGAGTGGGAAGCGGCGGAATAATCAGAAACTCCACATTTAAAAACAACAGAGCAAGAGGCGCTGTAGTCAAAGGTCAGAATATTGTAATTGAAAACAATGTTTTTGAAAACAACACAAGCTCAGCTATAGTTGCCCACGCTGACATATACTGGTGCGAGTCCTCCTTTGCCGTTAACGTATCTATTAAAAACAATAAAATAACAGGCTCAGGCAGCAGCGGAAATATGCTTAAATGGGCTGAAAACGATATGCTTGGTGCAATACATATCGGAGTTGCGCATCCTGCGGGTGTTGAAGGCTTCTACTCCTGCTTTGAAAACAAAAATATCGTTATATCCGATAACACTATTAAAAACACTCAGCTTTACGGAATATTCGTAACAAACTGTACGGGTATTAAAATTTCAAATAACACAATTGAAAATGCTCTTAAAAACGGAGCAAATAAATTGGGATCATTGTACGGACTTACTCCCAAAAGCGCAATTTTCGTAGGAATGTCAAAGGATATAACATCAAGCGGAAATACAGTATCCGGAAGCAACACCTCAAAGAAAATTGAAGTACATTCAAATTGCTCAGGAAAAATTGTTACCGATTAAATAAAAGAAAGGATATGCTCAACTATGAACAAAAAACTAAGAATTGTTTGCTTGGTGCTCGCTGTTTTAATGCTGTTTGTTTCCTGTAACGGAAAGAACGGCGCAACAACCTCCTCCGATATTATCGGCGGAAACACTAACAACAGCTCTTCCTCGACAGACAATGCAACAAGCTCCGACTCCACCTCCGACGAAACTCCTTCCGGTGAAACTCCCAACATAACCCCCGACGCAGGCAACGAGGGCGTAGAAACCGAAAGAAAGCTTGTAGGTAATGCTTACACCTCCGGCTTCCCCATTGTAAAGGATAAAATCGAGCTTACCGTTATGGCGGAGAAAACGTCAATGCACGGTGAATTTGACACTATGGCGTTTTCAAAGGAATACGAGAAAAAGACAAACATTAAAATCAACTGGGAGCTTTTCTCCACATCAGACAGAAACAACAAGGCTTCCCTTGCACTTATGAGCGGAAATCCCCCCGATGTTATGTGTATGATTGACGGTCTTTCCGCAACAGACATTATCACCTACGGCGGACAGGATATGCTTGTTCCCATTGAAGATATGCTCTCTCAGTGGGCTCCCAACGTTAAGCTTGCTCTTGAGCAAAACAGCGTTGCTAAAAAGAGTGTTACCACTCCCGACGGACATATCTACTCAGTACCCTTAATTCACTCAGTTGATGACCACACAATTTTCCCCGAGAAGATGTATATAAACAAGACATGGCTTGAAAATCTTGTTCTTCCTATGCCTACAACATATTCTGAGCTGTTGAACGTTTTAAGACAGTTCAAAAACGGTGACCCCAACGGAAACGGACAGAAGGACGAAATCCCGATTGCTACAAGTCTTTTCAACGTTATGCTTGCAGGCGCTCCTCAGGGACTTGCTTGGGACTGGACAACAGACCGTATGTATGTTGACAGCAACAATAAAATCGGTTACTTTATGGCAACAGAGGCATACAGAGATTCAATTAAATTCTATAAGACTTTATATTCCGAAGGCCTTTGCGACAAGAATGTACTTGAAGGCAAAGCAACTGTTGCAGGAAAAGCAAGAACAGGTAAGGTTGGCGTATTTACTGCAGTTGCAGGAACAACAACTCTCAGCGAAAAAGAGCTTAAGAACTACACTATGCTTCCCGCTTTAAAGAGCACAGCTGATTCAAAGCAGACTGTCTGGGCTCGTCAGCGTGAAAAGATTTATCCTTTTGCATTTGTAATAACCGCTTCTGCTCTTAAGGATAAGAATAAGAGCAAGGTTGAAGCTGCTTTGAGATGGGTTGACTACTTCTTTACAACAGAGGGCTACGTATTCGAGCAATACGGCAGTGCAAGCAGCGGCTTCTATAAGAAGCTTTCAAACGGAAAGCTTGAAATTCTTCCCAAGAAGACAGACTCTGACAGATACAAGATTGCTCCCGGATACGTTCTTCCTTCCTGGTACACTCTTGCTGCAAAGAATGTCTGGGCAGAAAAAGATGCATCAAAGATGACCGAAGCAGATAAATTCTTCCGTGATATAGACGAGGGAATGAGCAACTCCCTTTACAGACCTCTTATTCAGAGCAAATTTATCCCTCATCTGTTCTTTACAAAGGTACAGAGCGCAAAGCTTAATACCCTTGCAGACCCGATACACAGCTACGCTTACAATACAGGTCTTGCCTTTGTTAAGGGCGATATGAACATTGACACAGGCTGGAACGATTATCTTGCAGAGCTTAAGAGACTCGGCGTTGAAGAATTTGTTTCCATTTATCAGAGTGCATATAATTCATATAACGGCTAAGAAGGTGACAGATTATGAAAAAAAGACTTCTATCTATTGCAATTACCTTAGTTATACTTGCTTGCACTCTTTCTATTGCTATCAATATCAATGCAAACGGAAACTCCTGGCAGGCAGTAGGTAATGCTTCATATGTTCAGATAGACGAAAACGGGGACAATGTAAACTTGAAGTTTACAGGCGGAAGCCATACCTCCGTTTATGCGCAGATGTCCCACTGCTTTAAGCCCTTTTCATTTGGTGCTTGGAGCTTTGTCTGTAATTTAAAAAACCTTGACGGCGGCTGGGCTATGATGAACTTGTGCTGGGAGGTTACTCTCGGCTCCCCTGCTCTTTCCAACAGCGGTGTATTCTTAGTCTTTGAGCAAGGCGGAAGCACAGGCTATACCATGAGCGTTAAAAATCAGCAAACCGTTGTGGGCGGCCCGT
This window contains:
- a CDS encoding extracellular solute-binding protein, with amino-acid sequence MNKKLRIVCLVLAVLMLFVSCNGKNGATTSSDIIGGNTNNSSSSTDNATSSDSTSDETPSGETPNITPDAGNEGVETERKLVGNAYTSGFPIVKDKIELTVMAEKTSMHGEFDTMAFSKEYEKKTNIKINWELFSTSDRNNKASLALMSGNPPDVMCMIDGLSATDIITYGGQDMLVPIEDMLSQWAPNVKLALEQNSVAKKSVTTPDGHIYSVPLIHSVDDHTIFPEKMYINKTWLENLVLPMPTTYSELLNVLRQFKNGDPNGNGQKDEIPIATSLFNVMLAGAPQGLAWDWTTDRMYVDSNNKIGYFMATEAYRDSIKFYKTLYSEGLCDKNVLEGKATVAGKARTGKVGVFTAVAGTTTLSEKELKNYTMLPALKSTADSKQTVWARQREKIYPFAFVITASALKDKNKSKVEAALRWVDYFFTTEGYVFEQYGSASSGFYKKLSNGKLEILPKKTDSDRYKIAPGYVLPSWYTLAAKNVWAEKDASKMTEADKFFRDIDEGMSNSLYRPLIQSKFIPHLFFTKVQSAKLNTLADPIHSYAYNTGLAFVKGDMNIDTGWNDYLAELKRLGVEEFVSIYQSAYNSYNG